The following proteins are encoded in a genomic region of Necator americanus strain Aroian chromosome II, whole genome shotgun sequence:
- a CDS encoding hypothetical protein (NECATOR_CHRII.G5012.T1), whose translation MIYLFVFLVLVTAVVAQSSALDAAKMDNLTAEADELVREFNDSGMRITSKIRTRLVVLLLRVIPAEIAIHRLEDPELQQKLDNIIFLLEKKMRINYTAIKHRISNIVTRFLSPALVPFALMQVPTQEEIQQALLAVETRPTYRDIQYPPASSTRLTSDPQNPATNHQTLSNPPSPFYQPQYLPAISQQRSYQPQLTYLSANQYPQDYEYSGVSSASQYYGNNFPRQYYWPGSQYSSYQPRLQQQHVPQYYWQQSLQPTQQRQPSYYWDFSTGNTYYDQNSVLEKY comes from the exons ATGATCTACCTCTTCGTATTCCTCGTCCTTGTCACAGCGGTGGTAGCGCAGTCAAGTGCGTTGGATGCCGCAAAAATGGACAATTTAACAGCGGAAGCTGATGAACTCGTACGGGAATTCAATGACTCCGGAATGAGAATAACCTCAAAG ATTCGAACACGGCTGGTGGTTCTTCTACTACGGGTGATCCCAGCTGAAATCGCGATACATCGgttggaagatccagaacTTCAACAAAAG CTCGATAACATCATCTTTCTTCTCGAGAAGAAGATGAGAATCAACTATACGGCTATCAAACAT CGTATCTCGAACATCGTCACTCGTTTCCTTAGCCCTGCTCTGGTCCCGTTTGCCCTCATGCAAGTGCCAACGCAAGAGGAAATTCAACAAGCTTTATTGGCAGTCGAAACCAGGCCCACTTATCGTGATATTCAATACCCGCCAGCCAGTTCCACTAGACTCACTTCCGATCCACAGAACCCTGCTACTAATCACCAAACATTATCCAATCCTCCGTCTCCATTCTATCAGCCTCAATACCTCCCTGCAATTTCACAACAGCGCTCATATCAACCTCAACTCACCTACCTCTCAGCTAATCAATATCCTCAGGATTACGAATATAGTGGCGTCTCGTCTGCGTCGCAGTACTACGGCAACAATTTCCCGAGACAGTACTATTGGCCCGGCTCTCAATACAGTTCCTACCAGCCAAGACTACAGCAACAACACGTTCCACAGTACTACTGGCAACAATCTCTACAACCTACACAACAACGCCAACCTTCGTACTACTGGGATTTTTCCACCGGAAACACGTATTACGACCAGAACTCAGTACTTGAAAAATACTAA
- a CDS encoding hypothetical protein (NECATOR_CHRII.G5012.T2): protein MIYLFVFLVLVTAVVAQSSALDAAKMDNLTAEADELVREFNDSGMRITSKVRTSTKGHRAQLLITQKQSEEGPERKSSALGTFSLLDNIIFLLEKKMRINYTAIKHRISNIVTRFLSPALVPFALMQVPTQEEIQQALLAVETRPTYRDIQYPPASSTRLTSDPQNPATNHQTLSNPPSPFYQPQYLPAISQQRSYQPQLTYLSANQYPQDYEYSGVSSASQYYGNNFPRQYYWPGSQYSSYQPRLQQQHVPQYYWQQSLQPTQQRQPSYYWDFSTGNTYYDQNSVLEKY, encoded by the exons ATGATCTACCTCTTCGTATTCCTCGTCCTTGTCACAGCGGTGGTAGCGCAGTCAAGTGCGTTGGATGCCGCAAAAATGGACAATTTAACAGCGGAAGCTGATGAACTCGTACGGGAATTCAATGACTCCGGAATGAGAATAACCTCAAAGGTACG aacTTCAACAAAAG GGCACCGTGCTCAGTTGTTAATAACTCAGAAGCAATCGGAAGAAGGTCCCGAACGGAAATCATCTGCTCTCGGGACTTTTTCTCTT CTCGATAACATCATCTTTCTTCTCGAGAAGAAGATGAGAATCAACTATACGGCTATCAAACAT CGTATCTCGAACATCGTCACTCGTTTCCTTAGCCCTGCTCTGGTCCCGTTTGCCCTCATGCAAGTGCCAACGCAAGAGGAAATTCAACAAGCTTTATTGGCAGTCGAAACCAGGCCCACTTATCGTGATATTCAATACCCGCCAGCCAGTTCCACTAGACTCACTTCCGATCCACAGAACCCTGCTACTAATCACCAAACATTATCCAATCCTCCGTCTCCATTCTATCAGCCTCAATACCTCCCTGCAATTTCACAACAGCGCTCATATCAACCTCAACTCACCTACCTCTCAGCTAATCAATATCCTCAGGATTACGAATATAGTGGCGTCTCGTCTGCGTCGCAGTACTACGGCAACAATTTCCCGAGACAGTACTATTGGCCCGGCTCTCAATACAGTTCCTACCAGCCAAGACTACAGCAACAACACGTTCCACAGTACTACTGGCAACAATCTCTACAACCTACACAACAACGCCAACCTTCGTACTACTGGGATTTTTCCACCGGAAACACGTATTACGACCAGAACTCAGTACTTGAAAAATACTAA
- a CDS encoding hypothetical protein (NECATOR_CHRII.G5013.T3), with protein MRKIWRHMTNTTSNNESNTYSQLASTKTPPTTPVIPPVSVVRNGNPVLCDCDVRSQLEEEAIAAVREFSYAVHSVCISEMLPRTSELLFLNLTTLEQVTYCIELTGKGWRIASNRADCMNGDFRQLHMHTKYFESLNQLLDTVSPSYRQRFGGNLNFVIISQFSCCYNAIIALKKHAFSSFRKTGKMGDVRWRMLSLAAVVVWMIAMPVDCSFGAMSIDLGSQFLKVGLIKPGVPMEIVLNKESHRKTPNLLSIRNGERLFGDAAQGIAVRYPSSVYGHLLDLVAKHIDHPSVEIFRQRFPHLKVHKHVNESTVVFPIGETNYPVETLLAMMLTNVREFTEAFAEMSIRDVVISVPAYFTQAERMVIEKAAEIAKLNLLQLINDGTAAALNYGVFRRKEITEKPQRLLIYDMGAGKTVATLVEYKIGKVKHGKEPKVTVLGIGFDRTLGGLEMTLRLRDLLVRKFNEHYKSKKDITSSERAMAKLFKEAERLKQVLSANVDHYAQIESVHEDIDMRVHVTREEFNSLISDLLSRMTVPVDQALKMAELTLDQVDQVVLMGAGTRVPKVQEELQKFIGSKELGRFLNTDEAIAMGALFQAAHLSKGFKVKPFGIEELVIFPIQVNFISKQKQENGEIVEKPITRHICQLKSKYPTTKKIITFTSYTDDFSFDLNYSGLKHFNEQQIREFDSLVSHLTTVSVSGVGKALEEKHKPEQTEFVGVKVAFQLDLSGILRIEKAEVVIQRKSQGVVESGGDGAGLLSSITKTISGFFSSKTEEGEPTESDDKKDDEAAETVTTEEKPTSAEDTPSSDEEKTTSEEKETKAGGKDEGEKKEQTEEKKDEEKKEGEDETKEKVSKEKTEKGKDPQKKNITETASTKEKSKIPEVSKVSLKTKQTYTTAHLMSKTDVAEAKKILEQFEKRERNARERAAAENELEGYAFEVSQLMEEESYMKHSTEKERNKITEQVKQIRTWLEDETTPETKTSEFTKRHMTLKGLVRPIKKRVEEEQTLAPALNNLESMLNSSKIMAKMGGDDEKSLFNKSDAEAFGKKLEKLEKWLNEEKEALAKRQPHEDPVLMTSEVNTKLKYLDRELNAFMKKMKQTRIKDVEEMLKQKEEDKEQKNEESKEGGKKDEEKSKKEEEKKEDKASRSEEQKEQEKANETPKEKMTEEVVNDTKNKADKVEL; from the exons GAAAAGGCTGGCGAATTGCAAGCAATCGAGCCGATTGTATGAATGGCGATTTCCGACAACTGCATATGCATACAAAGTACTTCGAATCGCTGAATCAGCTGCTCGATACGGTATCGCCGTCCTATCGGCAGCGATTCGGAG GGAATTTGAACTTTGTTATCATCAGCcaattttcttgttgttaCAATGCCAtcattgctttaaaaaaacatgcattttctagttttag aaaaacGGGTAAAATGGGTGATGTTCGATGGCGGATGCTGAGTTTGGCTGCCGTGGTAGTGTGGATGATCGCAATGCCTGTTG actGTTCATTTGGTGCAATGTCAATAGATTTGGGCAGTCAGTTCTTGAAG GTGGGTCTCATAAAACCTGGCGTGCCAATGGAAATTGTTTTGAATAAGGAGTCGCATAGAAAAACACCAAATCTGCTGTCTATTCGTAACGGCGAAAG acTCTTCGGTGATGCTGCTCAAGGTATTGCTGTACGATATCCATCCAGCGTCTATGGACATCTTTTGGATTTAGTTGCAAAGCATATTGATCATCCATCTGTAGAAATATTTCGCCAGCGATTCCCTCATTTGAAAGTTCATAAGCATGTCAACGAGAGTACCGTGGTGTTTCCTATTGG AGAAACAAATTATCCGGTAGAAACGCTTCTGGCAATGATGCTGACAAATGTGAGAGAGTTCACTGAAGCCTTTGCTGAG ATGAGTATCCGTGATGTTGTAATCAGTGTTCCTGCGTATTTCACTCAAGCAGAGCGAATGGTCATTGAAAAAGCTGCTGAAATAGCAAAACTGAATCTACTGCAg CTGATCAATGATGGGACCGCGGCAGCGCTAAATTACGGAGTATTCCGGAGAAAGGAGATCACTGAAAAACCACAAAGACTTCTGATATACGACATGGGTGCTGGTAAAACTGTTGCAACTCTTGTAGAATATAAAATTGGGAAAGTGAAACATGGAAAAGAGCCAAAG GTGACTGTACTCGGAATTGGATTCGATCGGACATTAGGAGGATTGGAAATGACTTTGCGGTTGAGAGATTTACTAGTTAGGAAGTTTAACGAGCATTATAAATCCAAGAAAGATATTACCAGCAGTGAAAGAGCTATGGCCAAACTATTCAAAGAAGCGGAGAGGTTGAAACAG GTCCTCAGTGCTAACGTGGATCATTATGCTCAAATTGAAAGCGTTCATGAAGATATAGACATGCGAGTGCATGTAACTCGCGAGGAGTTCAACAGCCTAATCAGTGATCTATTAAGCCGTATGACAGTCCCAGTTGATCAAGCCCTTAAGATGGCCGAGCTGACTTTAGATCAA GTAGATCAGGTGGTTTTGATGGGAGCGGGTACTCGTGTGCCGAAAGTGCAAGAAGAGCTGCAGAAATTCATTGGAAG TAAAGAGCTGGGTCGCTTCTTGAATACTGATGAAGCCATAGCGATGGGGGCGTTATTCCAG GCTGCTCATTTAAGCAAAGGTTTCAAGGTGAAGCCATTTGGTATCGAAGAGTTAGTGATTTTCCCTATACAG GTGAATTTCATCAGTAAACAGAAGCAGGAGAACGGAGAAATTGTTGAGAAGCCGATCACGAGACACATTTGCCAGCTAAAGAGTAAATATCCAACAACCAAAAAG ATAATAACATTTACCTCATACACTGACGACTTCTCATTTGATCTCAATTATTCTGGTCTGAAACATTTTAACGAACAACAGATTCG agaatttgACTCTCTTGTGTCTCATCTCACTACGGTATCCGTATCCGGCGTGGGCAAAGCACTTGAAGAGAAACACAAACCGGAACAGACAGAATTTGTGGGAGTGAAg GTTGCATTCCAACTGGATTTGTCGGGCATTTTAAGGATTGAAAAAGCTGAAGTTGTAATTCAGAGAAAGAGCCAAGGAGTGGTAGAAT CTGGTGGTGATGGTGCTGGTTTGCTGTCAT CAATCACAAAGACTAtttctggtttcttctcttcgaaGACGGAAGAAGGAGAACCTACGGAATCAGACGATAAGAAGGATGATGAAGCTGCGGAAACTGTAACGACGGAAGAAAAACCCACGTCTGCTGAAGATACTCCATCCAGCGATGAGGAGAAGACAACATCAGAGGAAAAGGAAACGAAAGCTGGAGGAAAGGACgaaggagagaagaaagagcaaacagaagagaagaaggacgaagaaaagaaggaaggcgaagatgaaacaaaagagaagGTTTCAAAAGAGAAGACAGAGAAGGGGAAAGACCCGCAGAAG aaaaacataACAGAAACTGCATCAACAAAAGAGAAGAGCAAAATTCCCGAAGTTTCCAAAGTATCTTTGAAGACGAAACAAACGTACACTACAGCTCATTTAATGAGCAAAACGGATGTTGCTGAAGCAAAGAAGAT ATTGGAGCAATTTGAAAAGCGTGAACGAAATGCTCGTGAACGTGCTGCCGCCGAAAATGAGTTGGAAGGCTATGCTTTTGAGGTTAGTCAGCTGATGGAAGAGGAGTCCTATATGAAGCACTCTACAGAAAAGGAGAGGAATAAGATTACTGAACAG gttAAACAAATCCGAACGTGGCTTGAAGACGAAACGACACCGGAAACGAAAACATCCGAGTTCACTAAGCGTCACATGACTCTCAAGGGACTCGTTCGACCGATAAAGAAGAGAGTCGAAGAAGAACAA ACTCTGGCACCAGCTCTGAATAATTTGGAGTCAATGTTAAACTCTTCTAAAATAATGGCGAAAATGGGTGGTGACGACGAAAAATCGCTATTCAACAAA TCCGATGCTGAAGCGTTTGGAAAGAAGCTCGAAAAGTTAGAGAAATGGCTTAACGAGGAAAAGGAAGCGCTTGCGAAACGCCAACCGCACGAAGACCCTGTCCTGATGACGAGCGAAGTGAACACTAAG CTGAAATACCTTGACCGTGAGCTAAATGCGttcatgaagaaaatgaagcagaCCAGGATTAAGGATGTTGAGGAAATGTTGAAGCAAAAGGAGGAGGacaaagagcagaaaaatgaagagtcaAAAGAAGGTGGAAAGAAAGACGAAGAGAagtcgaaaaaagaagaggagaagaaagaagataaGGCTTCGAGGAGCGAAGAGCAGAAGGAGCAAGAGAAGGCGAACGAGACACCTAAGGAAAAGATGACCGAAGAAGTCGTTAATGACACGAAAAATAAAGCGGATAAGGTAGAACTGTAG
- a CDS encoding hypothetical protein (NECATOR_CHRII.G5013.T4): MRKIWRHMTNTTSNNESNTYSQLASTKTPPTTPVIPPVSVVRNGNPVLCDCDVRSQLEEEAIAAVREFSYAVHSVCISEMLPRTSELLFLNLTTLEQVTYCIELTGKGWRIASNRADCMNGDFRQLHMHTKYFESLNQLLDTVSPSYRQRFGGNLNFVIISQFSCCYNAIIALKKHAFSSFRKTGKMGDVRWRMLSLAAVVVWMIAMPVDCSFGAMSIDLGSQFLKVGLIKPGVPMEIVLNKESHRKTPNLLSIRNGERLFGDAAQGIAVRYPSSVYGHLLDLVAKHIDHPSVEIFRQRFPHLKVHKHVNESTVVFPIGETNYPVETLLAMMLTNVREFTEAFAEMSIRDVVISVPAYFTQAERMVIEKAAEIAKLNLLQLINDGTAAALNYGVFRRKEITEKPQRLLIYDMGAGKTVATLVEYKIGKVKHGKEPKVTVLGIGFDRTLGGLEMTLRLRDLLVRKFNEHYKSKKDITSSERAMAKLFKEAERLKQVLSANVDHYAQIESVHEDIDMRVHVTREEFNSLISDLLSRMTVPVDQALKMAELTLDQVDQVVLMGAGTRVPKVQEELQKFIGSKELGRFLNTDEAIAMGALFQAAHLSKGFKVKPFGIEELVIFPIQVNFISKQKQENGEIVEKPITRHICQLKSKYPTTKKIITFTSYTDDFSFDLNYSGLKHFNEQQIREFDSLVSHLTTVSVSGVGKALEEKHKPEQTEFVGVKVAFQLDLSGILRIEKAEVVIQRKSQGVVESITKTISGFFSSKTEEGEPTESDDKKDDEAAETVTTEEKPTSAEDTPSSDEEKTTSEEKETKAGGKDEGEKKEQTEEKKDEEKKEGEDETKEKVSKEKTEKGKDPQKKNITETASTKEKSKIPEVSKVSLKTKQTYTTAHLMSKTDVAEAKKILEQFEKRERNARERAAAENELEGYAFEVSQLMEEESYMKHSTEKERNKITEQVKQIRTWLEDETTPETKTSEFTKRHMTLKGLVRPIKKRVEEEQTLAPALNNLESMLNSSKIMAKMGGDDEKSLFNKSDAEAFGKKLEKLEKWLNEEKEALAKRQPHEDPVLMTSEVNTKLKYLDRELNAFMKKMKQTRIKDVEEMLKQKEEDKEQKNEESKEGGKKDEEKSKKEEEKKEDKASRSEEQKEQEKANETPKEKMTEEVVNDTKNKADKVEL; encoded by the exons GAAAAGGCTGGCGAATTGCAAGCAATCGAGCCGATTGTATGAATGGCGATTTCCGACAACTGCATATGCATACAAAGTACTTCGAATCGCTGAATCAGCTGCTCGATACGGTATCGCCGTCCTATCGGCAGCGATTCGGAG GGAATTTGAACTTTGTTATCATCAGCcaattttcttgttgttaCAATGCCAtcattgctttaaaaaaacatgcattttctagttttag aaaaacGGGTAAAATGGGTGATGTTCGATGGCGGATGCTGAGTTTGGCTGCCGTGGTAGTGTGGATGATCGCAATGCCTGTTG actGTTCATTTGGTGCAATGTCAATAGATTTGGGCAGTCAGTTCTTGAAG GTGGGTCTCATAAAACCTGGCGTGCCAATGGAAATTGTTTTGAATAAGGAGTCGCATAGAAAAACACCAAATCTGCTGTCTATTCGTAACGGCGAAAG acTCTTCGGTGATGCTGCTCAAGGTATTGCTGTACGATATCCATCCAGCGTCTATGGACATCTTTTGGATTTAGTTGCAAAGCATATTGATCATCCATCTGTAGAAATATTTCGCCAGCGATTCCCTCATTTGAAAGTTCATAAGCATGTCAACGAGAGTACCGTGGTGTTTCCTATTGG AGAAACAAATTATCCGGTAGAAACGCTTCTGGCAATGATGCTGACAAATGTGAGAGAGTTCACTGAAGCCTTTGCTGAG ATGAGTATCCGTGATGTTGTAATCAGTGTTCCTGCGTATTTCACTCAAGCAGAGCGAATGGTCATTGAAAAAGCTGCTGAAATAGCAAAACTGAATCTACTGCAg CTGATCAATGATGGGACCGCGGCAGCGCTAAATTACGGAGTATTCCGGAGAAAGGAGATCACTGAAAAACCACAAAGACTTCTGATATACGACATGGGTGCTGGTAAAACTGTTGCAACTCTTGTAGAATATAAAATTGGGAAAGTGAAACATGGAAAAGAGCCAAAG GTGACTGTACTCGGAATTGGATTCGATCGGACATTAGGAGGATTGGAAATGACTTTGCGGTTGAGAGATTTACTAGTTAGGAAGTTTAACGAGCATTATAAATCCAAGAAAGATATTACCAGCAGTGAAAGAGCTATGGCCAAACTATTCAAAGAAGCGGAGAGGTTGAAACAG GTCCTCAGTGCTAACGTGGATCATTATGCTCAAATTGAAAGCGTTCATGAAGATATAGACATGCGAGTGCATGTAACTCGCGAGGAGTTCAACAGCCTAATCAGTGATCTATTAAGCCGTATGACAGTCCCAGTTGATCAAGCCCTTAAGATGGCCGAGCTGACTTTAGATCAA GTAGATCAGGTGGTTTTGATGGGAGCGGGTACTCGTGTGCCGAAAGTGCAAGAAGAGCTGCAGAAATTCATTGGAAG TAAAGAGCTGGGTCGCTTCTTGAATACTGATGAAGCCATAGCGATGGGGGCGTTATTCCAG GCTGCTCATTTAAGCAAAGGTTTCAAGGTGAAGCCATTTGGTATCGAAGAGTTAGTGATTTTCCCTATACAG GTGAATTTCATCAGTAAACAGAAGCAGGAGAACGGAGAAATTGTTGAGAAGCCGATCACGAGACACATTTGCCAGCTAAAGAGTAAATATCCAACAACCAAAAAG ATAATAACATTTACCTCATACACTGACGACTTCTCATTTGATCTCAATTATTCTGGTCTGAAACATTTTAACGAACAACAGATTCG agaatttgACTCTCTTGTGTCTCATCTCACTACGGTATCCGTATCCGGCGTGGGCAAAGCACTTGAAGAGAAACACAAACCGGAACAGACAGAATTTGTGGGAGTGAAg GTTGCATTCCAACTGGATTTGTCGGGCATTTTAAGGATTGAAAAAGCTGAAGTTGTAATTCAGAGAAAGAGCCAAGGAGTGGTAGAAT CAATCACAAAGACTAtttctggtttcttctcttcgaaGACGGAAGAAGGAGAACCTACGGAATCAGACGATAAGAAGGATGATGAAGCTGCGGAAACTGTAACGACGGAAGAAAAACCCACGTCTGCTGAAGATACTCCATCCAGCGATGAGGAGAAGACAACATCAGAGGAAAAGGAAACGAAAGCTGGAGGAAAGGACgaaggagagaagaaagagcaaacagaagagaagaaggacgaagaaaagaaggaaggcgaagatgaaacaaaagagaagGTTTCAAAAGAGAAGACAGAGAAGGGGAAAGACCCGCAGAAG aaaaacataACAGAAACTGCATCAACAAAAGAGAAGAGCAAAATTCCCGAAGTTTCCAAAGTATCTTTGAAGACGAAACAAACGTACACTACAGCTCATTTAATGAGCAAAACGGATGTTGCTGAAGCAAAGAAGAT ATTGGAGCAATTTGAAAAGCGTGAACGAAATGCTCGTGAACGTGCTGCCGCCGAAAATGAGTTGGAAGGCTATGCTTTTGAGGTTAGTCAGCTGATGGAAGAGGAGTCCTATATGAAGCACTCTACAGAAAAGGAGAGGAATAAGATTACTGAACAG gttAAACAAATCCGAACGTGGCTTGAAGACGAAACGACACCGGAAACGAAAACATCCGAGTTCACTAAGCGTCACATGACTCTCAAGGGACTCGTTCGACCGATAAAGAAGAGAGTCGAAGAAGAACAA ACTCTGGCACCAGCTCTGAATAATTTGGAGTCAATGTTAAACTCTTCTAAAATAATGGCGAAAATGGGTGGTGACGACGAAAAATCGCTATTCAACAAA TCCGATGCTGAAGCGTTTGGAAAGAAGCTCGAAAAGTTAGAGAAATGGCTTAACGAGGAAAAGGAAGCGCTTGCGAAACGCCAACCGCACGAAGACCCTGTCCTGATGACGAGCGAAGTGAACACTAAG CTGAAATACCTTGACCGTGAGCTAAATGCGttcatgaagaaaatgaagcagaCCAGGATTAAGGATGTTGAGGAAATGTTGAAGCAAAAGGAGGAGGacaaagagcagaaaaatgaagagtcaAAAGAAGGTGGAAAGAAAGACGAAGAGAagtcgaaaaaagaagaggagaagaaagaagataaGGCTTCGAGGAGCGAAGAGCAGAAGGAGCAAGAGAAGGCGAACGAGACACCTAAGGAAAAGATGACCGAAGAAGTCGTTAATGACACGAAAAATAAAGCGGATAAGGTAGAACTGTAG